The Rhinoraja longicauda isolate Sanriku21f chromosome 42, sRhiLon1.1, whole genome shotgun sequence genomic interval GGATAGTAGCACAAATGCAACAACAAAActgaatatatttaaaatattgattcCATCTCTTCCATTTTTAAGTTTTTGGAGTATTCATTGCTCATCAGACTTGGTGTCTTTTATTAAATAACATATTAGCAATTTAAAAATACCAcagcaaaaaaaaatcctcattgaTAATAAAGATTGGGGATTTAAAGAAGCTAAATGTATCTAATATGCATGTTTAATGGTGCATTCTCGTCAGGTGTTTATGCAAAGAAGAGGTTTCTGATTGTTAACAAGTACAACAAAGCCCCCATGTGAACAGCAGATTGTGAAAGTGACACAATCATTATCACAAACTTTAGAAGCGAACCTTTTCAGCAAATTAAACATGTGTACTTCCACCTTTCAAAACCAGGTTTCGACATCTGGAAGGAAAATCCTCTCCCTCTGATAACAGTAGGGGACTGTGTCCTTGGCAACAATGGATTTCTAAAATGGGAATGTCTCGCATTTATATGCTTCAATACACACTCCTTGATCAATGCAAAAATACGATCGCCAAACATGGGAGAAACCTTTGGAGCATAAACAGAGATTTCCATTACATTTTTCAGATCGACGAAGGACTTCTGCAATGGCATTGACCTCAGGAGGATGTGGAGATAGATCATTCAATCGCTATTTCAGACTGATGGCTGTTGCAACCACACCAAGCTTTACTTTCACACTCATACGTTGGACTCCAGCCTTAATGAGAATGGGAATACTCTTGGAGCTATCTCTGCCCAATAGCTCTTTAGTCATCTACCACCATTCACAACCAGATGTTGCAGCCCTGAGGAGCTTAGATCTTTGGTCATGGAACTGTTTATTGCATGCTGTTCAGCATGTATCTGTGGCAACTTAGCTGGATTGGCACCTCGGTATACCCAGCTGTGTCCTTAATAGACTCCTTATTGGACCTGTATTAGTCCTTTGGCTTGAAGATAGAAATGCCAAGCCACAAGTTTACAGATTGCCAATGCAATTCTGCTGCTGCTCATAATGATTCAACAAAAGGGCGATCGGTTTTGAGCTGAAAGATGTCCTCTGTTGTTTCTATTGTCAGGATATGAACGTCGCAAGCAAGACCAACATTTAACATCTATCCCGAATAGCCATTGAAATGAATGCGAGACCATTTTAGTAGCACTTAAGTCAATCACATTCACGTGGGTTTGGAATCACAAGACTAAGTAAGGACAGCAGGCTTACTCTCCTAAAATATATTAGTTAACTGGGTACCTTTGTCATCTCTCCTGAAATATTGTCTGTTAATTTTATCAAGATTGAATTATAATGATATAATAATTCAGAAATATGCTGATACTTAAATCATTCTCCAAATTTCTAGACTTCAAACTTTAAGGAACTTTATTAGATAGATTCTCATCTCTCTATCAGAATGGATGTCCGCTACCAAAGGCCTCCTGGCAGCTTCTTTGGGGCTGAACACCTGCCACAACGGTTTCTTACATtactctgtggtggtaggttttaCCAGGGTGGAAATTCCAGAAATATAGGCAAATTCAGACAGAGAAAAGGAGTGGACATCATAATACAGTTTTGTACCATCCACACAAATTTGACTCTTATTTTGAAAGATTTCTGCTGTTAGTCAATTGAATTTATAATAAAAATAGCACATAATTAATTTTCTTCTCTTGGGTGCTCAAGTAATTTAATATTGATCTCCTTTTATTCAGTTGACATAATTATTTGATGTTCTTAACTTTTTTCGAGTAATTTAACAGTTTTCCCCTCCCGATGAAAAGAAATAAGTCAGAGTCCAGTCATTAATTTTTCTGGAATGAGTAAGAAGCTTTAGTACATTCATATGGTTTCCTCTGTCCATTGTTTAATGGAAAAGTAACGTATTTAACAAATGAGAGAATTAAATTAAATAACGAACTGCATTCTTCTTTGCTGGTGCTTGAGAATCGTGTTCACATTGAAATTCCATTTCTTCATTCAAATCATACAGCGCACAGCATGATTATGTTCAAGTATTTGAATGGTGACATGGCAATTCCTATGCCTTTGGACTTTGGAAAACATGTATTAcccttgcagatagacacaaaatgctggagtaactcagcgggatatgcagcatctctggatagaaggaatggatgatgtttcgggtcgagaccctttttctgaaGAATTTAATATTAAATAGGTATTTACAATTCCCTTCAACACCTAatacctatccagagatgttgcctggcccactgagttactccagcattttgtgtctatctttggtgtaaaccagcatctgcagttccttcctacactattaccCTTGCAGAGTACCTATTGTTGGTCAGTGACAAAATAGATAAAGTTGTTGGCCCCACTGAATGGAGAAGCTACAGCCTTGATCTCCCCATGGACGGTGAACTGGGTAATGCTGTAAATGGCGCAAAAGCTAGTTTGTAAGGAACCTGATACACAAAAACTGATAGCCACTGCCAGTGCAGCAGCACACTTTGCAACCTTTCATGAAGGAGGTGCCCCTACTTTATCAATTTCTATATTCCAAGCCTTCTTTGGCATGCCTCCACTGTCACTGAGCAATTTAGTGGTGTGCTGCAATTGCCCTTTCACATCACAGGCAATCTGTTACTGGTCTGGCTCTGTCCTCCTTTGCAGTGCCAATGCATGGAGGAAAAGTTTCATGAAGGTCAAATACCAAGAAAATTACTTACCTTGAAGTGAAGCTTCCAACTTCTGTCTCATCCTTCTCTATCCATCAGAGATGACAATGCATTTTTTTTCCAGCATCGTCAGGCAAGTCCCTTTCAAATATTAGAATCTCAATTCGTGGGCCACATAATTTGACAATGTTAGCACTCTTTTCCTTTTTACCCATCAGGAATGAGGTCAGATCTGGAAACATGTGGTCTGCATGCCCTGTACCACACTCCTGAGACTCGACTACCATGGTTGTACAGCTTTATGCCGATATCAATTTCCATGCCTGTATCCATTCCTATTATCTCAGGAACCATAGGAAAACATGGAGTTCAGTTGAAGGTAAAGTGCTTGTGAGCTATTCATCAGACCCCTGCACTTCCTTGGTCCCCTCCCCCTTGCAAGAAGGATGAATGTCCAGAAGGGGCTGGGGGGAAGAATGGGATTGAATAAAAAATAGTGTTTGCTTATGTGTGTAAATAAAATCTGTCCGGCATTGCTGCCTGTACAATGATTTTTGTCTTAAAATTGTGCAGCTTCAATCACCAGGTTTATAAATTATTTATTGAAGTCTTGAAGGGAATTGTAAATACCTATTTAATAttaaaactctcttttttttttaaattgaaattttCTGATGGTACTAAAATGTTTAATTTTTGCTGGCAACTTCCTTTGGGTAATTTATTTAATCCAATCCTGATTTAAAGACTGAGAATCAACCCTGAAGACTCATATTCTGTGTCATCTCTTTACATAATCATTTGACCTGTGACCCCCTGGGGTCAGTCTGTCATTTTTAAAAGCCTTAGCGGGTCCCTTTTGCTGTCTGCCAGCATCTTTAGTGATCAATCATGGAGGTGCTTGTTACTCTCCTGTGGGCAAATCCAAAAGCCCGGCAGCAGCCAAGCGTGCAAGAAGTGTGCACAGAGCAATCACTCTGCCTCGTCAGACGTTTAGCCCTAATGAAAGGGTTAGCCAGTGAAAACAAGCTCAGAATTAATTGACTGCTTCCCAGTCTACCTGATTCTGGCATGCATAACTAAAGCTCTGTCCTGTGCAACTGTGCAGAATACAAattcatattttaaaaaacaggtgCAAATTAATAACATTAAGGATCGTACTTTAAGTGGTACTGCATTCTTCTCGAACAGTTTTGCACAAGGGGCATTTAACTGTGCCTGCCCTTACACCTAAATCACAGAAATCCTGCTTTGTGCTTAATCTATCAGTAAAACTATCTATCAGCAGGATTGGTCTTTTAGATTCACTCAAAACAACATATAAAGAGGCACTCGTGTGCAGGCAACAGGATCACAGGATCTGAGTTAGCTGAGGAAGAGAGCTTTCAACCTGCTCCTTTCAAAGGTTCTGTTTTGGAAGGCTTTATTCACTTATCTTGGGTGCAATTGTTGCCTAGATTTAGATGAATTAATGGGTTACAGCAAAAGGACGACAGCATTTTCAACAACTGGTTTTAGAAGACATTATTAGAAAGCAACAGGCCAGAAGAGTCTGCTGAAAGGAAGCAATACTCAGCTGGTTATACTGTACTGACCAAGATCTTTTGGatcgtacagggccctagtgagaccgcacctggagtattgggtgtcctagtgcatcagtcactgaaaggaagcatgcaggtacagcaggcagtgaagaaagccaatggaatgttggccttcataacaagaggagttgagtataggagcaaagaggtcctcctgcagttgtatagggccctagtgagaccgcacctggagtactgtgtgcagttttggtctccaaatttgaggaaggatattcttgctattgagggtgtgcagcgtaggtttactaggttaattcccggaatggcgggactatcatatgttgaaagactggagggagcgactaggcttgtatacactggaatttagaaggatgagaggggattttatcgaaacgtataagattattaaggggttggacacgttagaggcaggaaacatgttcccaatgttgggggagtccagaacaaggggccacagtttaagaataaggggtaggccatttagaactgagatgaggaaaaacattttcagtcagagagttgtgaatctgtggaattctctgcctcagaaggcagtggaggacaattctctgaatgcattcaagagagagctagatagagctcttaaggatagtggagtcagggggtatggggagaaggcaggaacggggtactgattgagaatgatcagccatgatcacattgaatggcggtgctggctcgaagggccgaatggcctcctcctgcacctattgtctattgtctactgaaaaATCATCGTGTCCTTCATCAGCAGGTCTTCTGCAGACCAGTTTGTAGACTAGTGCAGCCTGCTGCAAAAGGAACTGCTGCCTGCAGTTCA includes:
- the LOC144612002 gene encoding uncharacterized protein LOC144612002; translation: MELSLEENFQHNDADLCPTVQMLTYLRLEAAEKTAWARYIKLRKANLQTRSINCCSFSKMDYCGKKGPLKTGAGRIGNIPDRRRTSAMALTSGGCGDRSFNRYFRLMAVATTPSFTFTLIRWTPALMRMGILLELSLPNSSLVIYHHSQPDVAALRSLDLWSWNCLLHAVQHVSVAT